CACGGTCCAGCGGAAGCTCCTCCGTATCCTCTTCGAGGAGGGTGTACAACCGCCAGCACCGGGAGGGGTTCGATAATGAACCCCTTTCCATCACGAGGGTTCGACTGACAACGGCTGGTTACTCCCTTATACAATTATTACTCCTTGAACGAGTGCCCGGGTCCCACCGCTGGCGCTCGTGACCACAGCATGAAGGATGTCGACGTCAACCCCGACGAGGAGAGCCCGTACGAATGTTTCGAGTGTGGTACCATCGTCCTCTCGACGGACGCACCGGGGACCTGCCCCGACTGTGCCGGTCCGATGCGTAATCGACGGACGCCCATCGAGTGACCATGGCTTCGCAATCGAGCGCGACCAGCGACGAGCGGAGCACAGGATCTGTCGAGCCGGAGTCGGCCGTCGAGACCGCCCGGAGACAGCTCGAACACGCCGCCGAGCTGGTGGACATCGATCCGAACGTCGTCGAGCGGCTCAGGTACCCCAAGAAGGTCCACGAGGTCACGGTCCCCATCGAACGCGACGACGGCAGCGTCGAGGTGTTCACCGGGTATCGCGCCCAGCACGACAGCGTCCGCGGGCCGTACAAGGGCGGTCTGCGCTACCACCCGGAGGTCACCCGCGACGAGTGCGTCGGCCTCGGGATGTGGATGACCTGGAAGTGCGCCGTGATGGACCTCCCCTTCGGCGGTGCGAAGGGTGGTATCGCGGTGAACCCGAAGCAGCTCAGCAGCGGCGAGAAGGAACGTCTGACCCGCCGGTTCGCACAGGAGCTACGCGACGTCATCGGCCCCACCGTCGACATCCCCGCGCCTGACATGGGGACCGACCCTCAGACGATGGCGTGGCTCATGGACGCCTACTCGATGCAGCAGGGCGAGACGACACCCGGCGTCGTGACCGGCAAACCACCCGTCGTGGGTGGGAGCGAGGGCCGCGACGGTGCGCCCGGCCGGAGCGTGGCCATCGTCACCCGCGATGTCGTCGAGTACTACGACAGGGACGTTTCGGATACCACCGTCGCCATCCAGGGCTACGGGAGCGTCGGGGCGAACGCGGCCCGCCTCCTCGACGACTGGGGCGCGGACGTCGTCGCAGTGAGCGACGTCAACGGCGGCATCTACGACCCCGATGGCCTCGACACGGCCGCCATCCCGTCCCACGCAACGGAACCCGAGGCCGTGATGCAGCACGACGCACCCCGGACCGTCAGCAACGAGGAACTGCTGGAGCTGGACGTCGACGTGCTCGTCCCTGCAGCCGTCGGTAACGTCCTGACGGCCGAGAACGCCCGCGACGTCCGGGCGGACATCATCGTCGAAGGAGCGAACGGCCCGACCACCTCCGTCGCCGACGACATCCTCGACGAGCGGGGTATCCCCGTGGTCCCCGACATTCTGGCGAACGCCGGCGGCGTGACGGTGAGCTACTTCGAGTGGCTGCAGGACATCAACCGTCGTGCGTGGTCCCTCGAACGCGTCCACGAGGAGCTCGAAGCCGAGATGCAGGCGGCCTGGACGGAGGTCCGACGGGAGTTCGACGCCCGCGACGTGAGCTGGCGCGACGCCGCCTACATCGTCGCGCTCTCTCGGGTCGCCGAGGCACACGAGGCCCGCGGGCTCTGGCCGTAGCGCGCCAGTCGTCCGGTCATCCAGAAAGCACTTCACGCTGGCTCGGTCTGTCCGTGAACGATGAACCGCCGCAGGATCCTCGCCACGACCACCTCCACCCTCGCCGTCGCGAGCCTCGCGGGCTGTCTGGGCTCGCTTACCGGTCAGGACGACACCGACGAATCGACGCCGACCGACACGATGCATACACCGACCGACACGACGCACGCACCGACCGACGACGATATCGCGGAGACGACGGCAGGCGAGTCAGAACCACTCCCCGAGGAGCAGCAGTTCGATGCGGACCACCCGATTCGGGTCCAGAATTACGACTCGACCGCCTACACGCTGACGTTGCGCTTCCGCAAGGACGACGACGTCGTACACAGCATGACCGTCGATGTCGCCGCCGACTCGGACGAGGTCGTCTACAATCTCGAACAACTCCAGCCCGACGGCATCGTCCAGTACCGTGTCGTCGCCGAGGTCGGCTCGAACCAGGACTCCCGTGCAGTCCAGACGAACGCCTGCTTCGGGGACGTGAACGTCAATATCTCGGACGGCGAACCGACAGTCGGCTTCGAGATCTGCTGAGTGCGGTAGCCGCTGTCTCCAGCCCCCACACTAGCTATAACCGCCTGCACGTCGCAGTTTGCGTATGGACCGTCGCCGCTTCCTCGCCGTCAGTGCCGGCGCCCTCACACTCACTGCTGGCTGCGCGTCCGACACCTCGGACGCAGACGAGACGCCGACCACCGGAGACAGCACGCCGACCGGAGATGGGACAAGTACGGACGAGATGGGCACCGACCGGACGGCCACTAGCCCGGACGTCCCGGACGCCGTCGGTCTCGAGACGCTCGCGACGGGGCTCCAGAACCCGCTCGATATCGCGTTCGGGCCGGATGCAGACCGCTACTACGTCGCCGAACAGCCCGGTCGAATCCGTGTCGTCGACGTGGATGGACTCCGAGGTGAGCCGATGCTCGACCTCACCGACACCGTCGTCACCGGCTTCGAGCAGGGACTACTCGGCATCGCCCTCCACCCGAACTTCGCGGAGAACCGCCGCCTGCTCGTCCGGTACTCCGCGCCCCGGCGCGAGGGCGTCTCCGCCGAGTACAGCCACACGTTCGTACTCTCCGAGTTCACCGTCTCTTCCGACGGACTGACCGCGGATCCGGGGTCGGAGCGGGTGGTCATGGCGCTCGACCAGCCGCAGGGGAACCACAACGCGGGCTCGGTGCTGTTCGGTCCAGACGGCTACCTCTACGTCGGCACCGGTGACGGCGGCGCGGCGAACGACAGCGGGTTCGGCCACACCGGGGACTGGTACGACGGGACCGACGGCGGCAACGGGCAGGACGTGACCGAGAACCTGCTCGGGAGCATCCTCCGGATCGACGTCGACGGCCGCGACGGTGACCGTGGCTACGGCATCCCGGCGGACAACCCGCTCGTCGGTCGCGAGGGACTCGACGAGCACTACGCCTGGGGCTTCCGGAACCCGTGGCGGCTCGCCTTCGACGGGGAGACGTTGTTCGCCGGCGACGTGGGCCAGAACCGCTGGGAGGAGGTCGACGTGGTCGAGAAGGGCGGGAACTACGGCTGGAACGTTCGCGAGGGCACACACTGCTCCAGGAGCGACGACTGTCCGAGCAGCACACCCGACGACGTGCGCGGCGGCGAACGGCTGCTTCCCCCGGTCATCGAGTACCCCCACGAGGGGCAGCCCGTCAGCGGTATCTCCGTCATCACGGGCAACGTCTACCGGGGCGAGGGCATCCCCGGTCTTCAGGGCCGGTTCGTCTTCGGTGACTTCCGCGCAGAGGGACGGCTCTTCGTCGCGACACCCGCGGAGAGTGGTCTGTGGTCGACCTCGGTCCTCCCGGTCGCAGACGGCGACGCGGAGACGCTCTCACAGATACTCTCCTTCGGCCGCCACGACGGGGTGCTCTACGTGCTGGGGAACGGCGGTGATGGCGGTGGGGTGCATCGGCTGGTCCCGGCTGCGTGAATCGGAGCCTTCGCCGACGGTCAGCTGTCCCGTTCGAGGCGGTCACGTCGGTTCTCGTACTCTTCGTCGCTGAGGTCGCCCCGGGCGTAGGCAAGCCTGAGCTCTTCGAGAGCGCGTTCGGACCCGGACGACGAATCGCTCACCGCGCGGAAGACGAGGTAGCCGAGCCCGACGAGGGCGGCGAGGAACCCGAGTTGTATCAGCGCGCCCAGCAGCACGACCCAGCCAGGTGCACCGCCGCCGTTCCACATCCCGTGCTCCCAGCCACCCATCATACCGCCGTACCCCATCGTTCCGAAGCCCATGAACAGCAGGGGCAGGATGAGCAGGGCTCCAAGTACGACGAGGACGAGCGTGGCGAGCGATTTATCGGTGGTTCGTTCGGACATTGGTGAGCCTCCGTGGACCGTCTCCACGGTTCTAGATACGTGCGCACCGTTCAATGCGGTTGCCCTTTCGAGGATAGGGGGCAATCCGGGGAGAGGGCACGAAAATGGGGGAAACGCTCTCTGTGGCTTTGGATTCGAAACTACTCCCGGCGACGCACCCCGAGCAGGCTGTAGTCGTGGTCCGGTTCGTACCGGCGGAACAGCAGGCTGTTCGTCAGCACCGAGACGCTGGAGAACGCCATCGCGCCGGCCGCGAGCACGGGCTGGAGCAGGCCGAGCGAGGCCAGCGGAATCATCGCCGTGTTGTAGCCGAGCGCCCAGACGAGGTTCTGCTTGATCTTCGCCAGGGTCGCGTCTGAGATGCGGATGGCCTTCACCACGTCGAGCGGGTCGTCGCGCATCAGCGTCACGTCGGCGGCCTCGATGGCCACGTCGGTGCCGGAGCCGATGGCGGTGCCGACGTAGGCCACGGCGAGCGCAGGCGCGTCGTTGACACCATCACCGACCATCATCGCCTGACGACCCTCGGACTGGATGGCCTCGACCGCGTCAGACTTGTCCTCGGGGAGGACCTCCGCGCGGACGTTCTCGGGGTCGATGCCGACCTGTTCGGCGACCGCGCGAGCCGTCCGCTCGTTGTCGCCCGTGATCATCATCACGTCGACGCCGCGCTCTTTCAGCGCCGCGACGGCGTCCTTCGCGCTCTCCTTGACGGTGTCCGCGTCTGCGACGACGCCGACGAGCTCGCCGCCACTGCCGTCAGCGCGGGTGCGACCGACGAGCATGGCCGTCTTCCCCGCCGATTCGAGGCGCTCCATCGTCTCCGCGGCCGGGGTGGGGTCGATGCCGTTGTCGCGAAGCAGCTTCCGGTTGCCGACGAGCACCGTGTCGCCGTCGACCTCGGCCCGGACACCGTGCCCGGGGACGTTCTCGAAGGAGTCGGGGCTCCCGACCTCGATGCCGCGCTCCCGGGCACCCTCGACGATGGCCTGTGCGAGCGGGTGCTCGCTGCCGCTCTCGGCGGTCGCGGCGAGGCGGAGCACGTCCTCCTCGGTCGGCGTCTCCCTGGCGGCGAGCTCCCCACCGTCGGCGGCGGTCTCGCCACCGTCGGTGACGGGCTGCCCGTCGTCGAAGACGACCACGTCGGTCAGCTCCATCTCGCCCTTCGTCAGCGTGCCCGTCTTGTCGAAGACGACGGTGTCCACGTCCTTCGCCCGTTCGAGCACGTCACCGCCCTTGAACAGCACGCCGTTCTGTGCACCGATGGTGGTGCCGACCATCGTCGCCGCGGGGGTCGCCAGTCCGAGCGCGCAGGGACAGGCGATGAGCACCGCGGAGGCGAACACGATGATGGCGAACTCGAACACCGAGACGCCACCGCCGGCGACGCCGGGACCGCCCGCGACGAGCCCCCAGAGCGGGAGTGCGTCGACGAACCCCGCCAGTGCCTCGGGGAACAGGAACCAGACGGTGCCCCAGAACAGGGCGTTTGCGATGACCGCCGGGACGAAGTACGCCGAGATGCGGTCGGCGAGGTTCTGGATGTCGGGCTGGCGGGACTGTGCCTCCTTGACTGTCTGGACGATCTGCTGGAGCGCCGTGTCGCTGCCGACCTTCGTGGCCTCGACGACGAGCAGGCCGTTCTCGTTGATGGTCGAGCCGACGACCTCGTCGCCCTCGGCCTTCTCGACGGGGACGCTCTCGCCGGTGACCATCGACTCGTCGACCGCACTCTGGCCCTCGACGACGACGCCGTCGGTCGGGATCTTCTCCCCGGGCCGGACCTTCATCCGGTCGCCGACCGCCACGTCTTCGAGCGAGACCTCGCGCTCGGTGCCGTCCTCGTCGACGACGGTCGCCGTCTCGGCCTCCATCTCGAGCAGCTTGCGCAGCGCCTCGCCGGCCTGGCCCTTCGACCGGGCCTCGAGGTAGTTCCCGAGCGTGATGAACACGAGGATGAGCGCCGCGGTGTCGAAGTACATGCTGCCGGCGACGAGCTCGAACAGGACGCTCACCGAGTAGATGTAGGCCGTGCTCGAGCCGAGCGCGATGAGCACGTCCATGTTGGCCCGCCGGTTCTTCACCAGTGCGTTGTACGAGTTCCGGTAGAACGGCCAGCCGAGGACGACCTGGACGGGCGTCGCGAGGGCGAACTCGACCCAGCCGAACCGCATCCCGAAGATCGTCTCGGGGACGAACACTCCACCGAGCAGGAGCTTGTCGACGAGGAAGAACAGCATCGGGACGGACAGCGCGGCCCCGAACAGTGTCAGGCGGAGCTGTTTGCGTATCTCGGCGTTGCGTGCCGCGTCGCGGGCGTTCTCGCCGCCTCCGTCGCCGCCGGCCTCACCGTCTCCGGTCTCCTCTCTGACCGGCGAGTAGCCGGCGTTCTCGATGGCCTCGTAGAACGTGTCGAGCGAGGACTCGGCCGGGTTGAAGCTGACCTGTGCCTCGTCGGTCGCGTAGTTCACGTCGGCGCGCACGACGCCCGGCAGCGACTCCAGTGCGTCCTGCACCGTCTCCGAGCAGTTCGCACAGGACATGTCCGTGATGGCGATGGTTACGGACTCCGTCACCGGGCTGTAGCCGGCGTCCTCGATGGCGTCGAATATCTCGCCGAGCGAGACCTCGCCGGGGTCGTACTCGACGCTCCCCTCGTCGGTGGCGTAGTTGATGCTCGCCTCCGTGACGCCGTCGAGCTCCTCGACCCGCTCGGCGATGGTCTGCGAGCAGTTCGCGCAGCTCATCCCCTGTATGTCGATCTGACTTCGATGCGTGCTCATGGTAAACTGTACGGGCTACTCCTTCAATCGGTTTGCCCTTTCCACACCGTGGTGTCGCGGGGACTGAACTTTCGAATCCAAAGAGAGATGGGCGATTCAGCTTTCGGTCGGCCAGCAGAACACGGTGCCCGGCGGGTGTGCGAGTGGGGTTTCGTTCGGAATCCGAACCCGGGCGGACACCGAGACGGTGCCTGGTCGGCCCTGCCGTGGAGTATCGGGTCGTGCTGGTCACAGCCGCCCGTCTGTTAACTGATGCCGATTGGATTAATAATTAATTCACATCACAACCCGTCCTCGTAGCAGTCGATTTATTAACTCCCCCTCACCTAGCTTCAGCCAATGAGTTCACCCGACCGGGATACGCAGGATTCGTGCGACGTATCCCAGGACGGAGCGTCCTGCTGTGGAGACGACAGCGGGCGCGACGACCCAGCCCGGTCCGACGGTGGGTCCACCTCAACGGCTGGCGACAGCTCCGTCGCGGAGTTCTCGGTGCCTGACATGGACTGTCCGTCCTGTGCCGGCAAGGTCGAGAACAGCGTCAACAAACTCGACGGTATCGTCGACATCGACCCACAGATCACGACCGGGACGCTCACCGTGGTCTACGACCCGGAGCTGACCTCGCCTGCGGCGATCACCGACCGCATCGAGAAGGCCGGCTACGCCGTCGATTCGGCGGCCGACACGACGGTCTCCTACACCGTCCCCGACATGGACTGTCCATCCTGTGCCGGCAAGGTCGAGAACGCCCTGCAGTCGCTCGATGGGGTGCTGTCCATCGACCCGCAGCCGACGACCGGAAAGGTCACCGTCACCTTCGACGGGTCGGTCTCGGAGGCCGACGCAGTCCGCGCAATCGAGAAGGCCGGCTACGAGGTCACCGACAGCACCGGCAGCGTGGGTGCCAGCGAGGGTGACGCGACGGCGGAGAGCATCTGGACGAGCACGCGGGCGGTGAAGACCTGGATCAGCGGCGGCTTCCTCGCGTTCGGCCTCCTCTTCGAGTTCTTCCTCCACGCCCAGAACGGGCTGGTCGCGACAGTCGTGGGCAGCGAACTCTTCGTCGCGGACGTCCTGTTCCTCGTCGCCATCGCGAGCGGCGGCCAGGAGATCCTCCGGAACGGCTACTACTCGGCGCGGAACTTGAACCTCGACATCGACTTCCTGATGTCGGTCGCCATCCTCGGTGCGCTCGTCGCCAGCGTCGTGTTCGGCGAGGCGCTCTACTTCGAGGCCGCGACGCTCGCCTTCCTGTTCAGCGTCGCCGAACTCCTCGAACGGTACTCGATGGACCGCGCCCGGAACTCGCTGGAGGAGCTGATGGACCTCTCGCCGGACGAGGCGACCGTCAAGCGGGACGGCGACGAGGAGACGGTGCC
The DNA window shown above is from Haloarchaeobius litoreus and carries:
- a CDS encoding SHOCT domain-containing protein — encoded protein: MSERTTDKSLATLVLVVLGALLILPLLFMGFGTMGYGGMMGGWEHGMWNGGGAPGWVVLLGALIQLGFLAALVGLGYLVFRAVSDSSSGSERALEELRLAYARGDLSDEEYENRRDRLERDS
- a CDS encoding rubrerythrin-like domain-containing protein, yielding MKDVDVNPDEESPYECFECGTIVLSTDAPGTCPDCAGPMRNRRTPIE
- a CDS encoding heavy metal translocating P-type ATPase — encoded protein: MSTHRSQIDIQGMSCANCSQTIAERVEELDGVTEASINYATDEGSVEYDPGEVSLGEIFDAIEDAGYSPVTESVTIAITDMSCANCSETVQDALESLPGVVRADVNYATDEAQVSFNPAESSLDTFYEAIENAGYSPVREETGDGEAGGDGGGENARDAARNAEIRKQLRLTLFGAALSVPMLFFLVDKLLLGGVFVPETIFGMRFGWVEFALATPVQVVLGWPFYRNSYNALVKNRRANMDVLIALGSSTAYIYSVSVLFELVAGSMYFDTAALILVFITLGNYLEARSKGQAGEALRKLLEMEAETATVVDEDGTEREVSLEDVAVGDRMKVRPGEKIPTDGVVVEGQSAVDESMVTGESVPVEKAEGDEVVGSTINENGLLVVEATKVGSDTALQQIVQTVKEAQSRQPDIQNLADRISAYFVPAVIANALFWGTVWFLFPEALAGFVDALPLWGLVAGGPGVAGGGVSVFEFAIIVFASAVLIACPCALGLATPAATMVGTTIGAQNGVLFKGGDVLERAKDVDTVVFDKTGTLTKGEMELTDVVVFDDGQPVTDGGETAADGGELAARETPTEEDVLRLAATAESGSEHPLAQAIVEGARERGIEVGSPDSFENVPGHGVRAEVDGDTVLVGNRKLLRDNGIDPTPAAETMERLESAGKTAMLVGRTRADGSGGELVGVVADADTVKESAKDAVAALKERGVDVMMITGDNERTARAVAEQVGIDPENVRAEVLPEDKSDAVEAIQSEGRQAMMVGDGVNDAPALAVAYVGTAIGSGTDVAIEAADVTLMRDDPLDVVKAIRISDATLAKIKQNLVWALGYNTAMIPLASLGLLQPVLAAGAMAFSSVSVLTNSLLFRRYEPDHDYSLLGVRRRE
- the gdhB gene encoding glutamate dehydrogenase GdhB, yielding MASQSSATSDERSTGSVEPESAVETARRQLEHAAELVDIDPNVVERLRYPKKVHEVTVPIERDDGSVEVFTGYRAQHDSVRGPYKGGLRYHPEVTRDECVGLGMWMTWKCAVMDLPFGGAKGGIAVNPKQLSSGEKERLTRRFAQELRDVIGPTVDIPAPDMGTDPQTMAWLMDAYSMQQGETTPGVVTGKPPVVGGSEGRDGAPGRSVAIVTRDVVEYYDRDVSDTTVAIQGYGSVGANAARLLDDWGADVVAVSDVNGGIYDPDGLDTAAIPSHATEPEAVMQHDAPRTVSNEELLELDVDVLVPAAVGNVLTAENARDVRADIIVEGANGPTTSVADDILDERGIPVVPDILANAGGVTVSYFEWLQDINRRAWSLERVHEELEAEMQAAWTEVRREFDARDVSWRDAAYIVALSRVAEAHEARGLWP
- a CDS encoding PQQ-dependent sugar dehydrogenase — protein: MDRRRFLAVSAGALTLTAGCASDTSDADETPTTGDSTPTGDGTSTDEMGTDRTATSPDVPDAVGLETLATGLQNPLDIAFGPDADRYYVAEQPGRIRVVDVDGLRGEPMLDLTDTVVTGFEQGLLGIALHPNFAENRRLLVRYSAPRREGVSAEYSHTFVLSEFTVSSDGLTADPGSERVVMALDQPQGNHNAGSVLFGPDGYLYVGTGDGGAANDSGFGHTGDWYDGTDGGNGQDVTENLLGSILRIDVDGRDGDRGYGIPADNPLVGREGLDEHYAWGFRNPWRLAFDGETLFAGDVGQNRWEEVDVVEKGGNYGWNVREGTHCSRSDDCPSSTPDDVRGGERLLPPVIEYPHEGQPVSGISVITGNVYRGEGIPGLQGRFVFGDFRAEGRLFVATPAESGLWSTSVLPVADGDAETLSQILSFGRHDGVLYVLGNGGDGGGVHRLVPAA